One Heptranchias perlo isolate sHepPer1 chromosome 39, sHepPer1.hap1, whole genome shotgun sequence DNA segment encodes these proteins:
- the LOC137304991 gene encoding probable G-protein coupled receptor 139 produces the protein MGQPVIIQIENIYYPVLATVGIPANLVTIVILSRGSYGLSKCITRYLVAMAVADLLVLIFEVILYETKVTHFPYSFLKYTPICSLNQTLLFACIDCSVWLTVAFTFDRFVSICCQRLRTKYCTEKIAAVVIAVVCSLIVLENLPIYFIYEPRKIIDNVPWSCNVKSSFYTLPIWVVFLWLETILTPFAPFVLILLLNALTIRHIVLANRVRRGLQGNNNGENHNDPEMENRRKSIILLLAISGSFILLWMVNLIFYIYVQFADTQFLHTNYNDPFTIMEQSGFMLRALSCCTNTFIYAVSQSKFRDELKNMIKRPLALINCLFK, from the exons ATGGGACAGCCGGTAATCATACAGATAGAAAACATCTACTACCCTGTTCTCGCAACAGTTGGTATTCCTG CTAATTTGGTAACGATTGTGATTCTCTCTCGCGGAAGTTacggcctctccaaatgcatcaccCGTtatctggtggccatggcagtggCGGATCTCCTAGTCCTGATATTTGAAGTAATCTTGTATGAGACCAAAGTTACGCATTTCCCATATTCATTCCTGAAGTACACTCCTATTTGCAGTCTCAATCAAACCCTGCTTTTTGCTTGCATTGATTGTTCTGTCTGGTTaactgtcgctttcacctttgatcgatttgtgtccATTTGTTGTCAAAGGTTGCGAACAAAATATTGCACTGAAAAAATTGCGGCTGTGGTTATAGCAGTGGTGTGTTCCTTAATCGTTTTGGAAAATCTTCCAATCTACTTTATCTATGAACCTCGGAAAATAATTGACAATGTACCATGGTCCTGCAATGTAAAATCAAGCTTCTATACCTTACCCATATGGGTAGTATTTTTGTGGTTGGAAACTATTTTAACCCCGTTTGCTCCATTTGTGTTGATTTTACTGCTCAACGCTCTGACTATCAGGCACATTGTACTGGCCAATAGAGTGAGGAGGGGACTCCAAGGAAACAACAATGGTGAGAATCAcaatgatccagagatggagaatcgAAGGAAATCGATCATTTTGCTGCTCGCCATAtctggcagttttatactgttatggatggtaaatttgatattttatatatatgtacaaTTTGCGGATACTCAATTTTTACACACAAATTATAATGACCCTTTTACCATTATGGAACAATCCGGGTTCATGCTTAGGGctttgagttgctgcacaaacacttttatttatgcagtgtcccagagtaaattcagagatGAGCTGAAGAATATGATTAAGCGTCCCCTGGCTCTAATAAACTGTTTATTTAAGTAA